A window of the Oncorhynchus kisutch isolate 150728-3 linkage group LG12, Okis_V2, whole genome shotgun sequence genome harbors these coding sequences:
- the sytl3 gene encoding synaptotagmin-like protein 3 isoform X1 — protein MDLGVLKALEREKVLEVLQRDKLLRSTDDDRIRRLKTELQEIRRKGAKSFARQYSKRTCARCQRPLGMFWNSGAVCRGCSHRVCNKCRVGVSALDWKCTVCHAYRKVKIRSGEWFLEERDKKFPPDSERHETVGEKLLKSYQRLSHITVVPPTAPPYYDGPSFSRSGGLNNSFKKPFTKSMEDLMVSLTSHMRRFSRSQQDVRVEQDLLTVDNRRGQSTGWKSLSDTNINKYNNLTKGPSLTNLFKKSRNDDQSSSSSGADEDLSLGSEYSWGKRGSSASSTGTDCGLLEINRVTGELKLAIAFNHITSCLEITINGCRNLAYGDIKRKKCHPYVKIFLLPEKSQSSKLKTTIKRNTTDPIYNEILQCQMESPLLSRSTLQVSVWHSATLKKKVFLGEVLVPLEGCIFKDSTTQGSNWYPLCPKPESPEGNAVEQDTAGELLVRMKFTSLSQPSWVCHTDAVHIGPHDVGQLTVLVTGAKNLPTKANNSQNTYVKGCLTLHGPRELVQRTPVLKKPSPAWSHQLLFSRVTPYDLQICTLELDLWDHAPFTFSDRLLGWVRMEAGSSWQLVLQTPNMWHDFSLPMQANINSRRT, from the exons ATGGATCTGGGCGTGCTCAAggctctggagagagagaaggttctgGAGGTTCTTCAGAGAGACAAACTTTTACGCAGCACAGATGACGACAGGATAAG GAGGCTGAAGACGGAGCTACAGGAGATCCGAAGGAAAGGTGCCAAGAGTTTTGCCCGGCAGTACAGCAAAAGGACTTGCGCCCGCTGTCAGAGGCCGCTGGGAATGTTCTGGAACTCGGGCGCCGTGTGCCGAGGCTGCAGCCACCGCGTCTGCAACAAGTGTCGTGTGGGCGTGTCCGCCCTGGACTGGAAGTGTACCGTCTGCCACGCCTACAG GAAGGTTAAGATCAGGTCCGGGGAGTGGTTTTTGGAAGAAAGGGACAAGAAATTTCCACCTGACTCGG AAAGGCATGAGACTGTTGGGGAGAAGCTACTAAAGTCTTACCAGAGGTTGAG TCATATAACAGTCGTTCCGCCAACCGCTCCACCCTATTACGATGGTCCATCCTTCAGCAGATCAGGG GGACTGAACAATTCCTTTAAAAAACCATTCACCAAGTCTATGGAGGACCTGATGGTTTCCCTCACAAGCCACATGAGAA GGTTCTCCAGGTCGCAACAGGATGTACGAGTGGAACAGGATCTTCTTACAGTGGACAACAGGCGGGGACAGAGCACTGGCTGGAAAAGCCTCTCTGACACAAACATCAACAAATACAACAAT CTTACCAAAGGCCCCAGTCTTACCAACCTGTTCAAGAAGAGCCGGAATGATGACCAGAGCAGTTCTTCGTCAGGGGCGGATGAGGACCTTTCCCTGGGTTCAGAGTACTCATGGGGAAAGAGG GGCAGTAGTGCTAGTAGCACTGGTACAGACTGTGGTCTCTTGGAGATCAACAGAGTGACAGGGGAGCTAAAGCTCGCCATCGCCTTCAACCACATCACTTCCTGCCTGGAGATCACAATAAACGGCTGCAGAAACCTGGCGTACGGAGATATCAAGAGGAAGAAGTGTCACCC GTACGTCAAAATCTTCCTACTGCCGGAGAAGTCTCAGAGCAGCAAACTGAAGACAACTATCAAGAGGAACACAACGGATCCCATTTATAATGAAATTTTACAG TGCCAGATGGAGAGCCCCTTGTTGTCCAGGAGTACTCTGCAGGTGTCTGTGTGGCACTCTGCGACCCTGAAGAAGAAGGTGTTTCTGGGAGAGGTCCTCGTCCCGCTGGAGGGCTGTATATTTAAGGACAGCACCACCCAGGGCTccaactggtaccccctgtgtccAAAG CCTGAGAGTCCAGAAGGGAATGCAGTAGAGCAGGATACAGCAGGAGAACTGCTGGTCAGAATGAAGTTCACCTCCTTGTCCCAGCCGTCCTGGGTTTGCCACACAGATG CGGTTCATATTGGACCACATGATGTTGGTCAACTGACTGTTCTTGTCACTGGTGCCAAAAATCTGCCCACTAAAGCAAACAACAGTCAGAACACCTATGTGAAAGG GTGCTTGACTCTTCACGGGCCCAGAGAGCTGGTCCAGAGGACCCCTGTCCTGAAGAAGCCCAGTCCGGCGTGGTCTCACCAGCTGCTCTTCAGCAGAGTCACGCCCTATGACCTCCAGATCTGCACTCTGGAGCTTGACCTCTGGGACCACGCCCCCTTTACCTTCTCAGACCGCCTCCTGGGCTGGGTCAGAATGGAAGCCG GGTCATCATGGCAACTGGTGCTGCAAACACCCAACATGTGGCATGACTTCAGTTTACCCATGCAAGCCAACATCAACAGCAGGAGAACATGA
- the sytl3 gene encoding synaptotagmin-like protein 3 isoform X2: MFWNSGAVCRGCSHRVCNKCRVGVSALDWKCTVCHAYRKVKIRSGEWFLEERDKKFPPDSERHETVGEKLLKSYQRLSHITVVPPTAPPYYDGPSFSRSGGLNNSFKKPFTKSMEDLMVSLTSHMRRFSRSQQDVRVEQDLLTVDNRRGQSTGWKSLSDTNINKYNNLTKGPSLTNLFKKSRNDDQSSSSSGADEDLSLGSEYSWGKRGSSASSTGTDCGLLEINRVTGELKLAIAFNHITSCLEITINGCRNLAYGDIKRKKCHPYVKIFLLPEKSQSSKLKTTIKRNTTDPIYNEILQCQMESPLLSRSTLQVSVWHSATLKKKVFLGEVLVPLEGCIFKDSTTQGSNWYPLCPKPESPEGNAVEQDTAGELLVRMKFTSLSQPSWVCHTDAVHIGPHDVGQLTVLVTGAKNLPTKANNSQNTYVKGCLTLHGPRELVQRTPVLKKPSPAWSHQLLFSRVTPYDLQICTLELDLWDHAPFTFSDRLLGWVRMEAGSSWQLVLQTPNMWHDFSLPMQANINSRRT; encoded by the exons ATGTTCTGGAACTCGGGCGCCGTGTGCCGAGGCTGCAGCCACCGCGTCTGCAACAAGTGTCGTGTGGGCGTGTCCGCCCTGGACTGGAAGTGTACCGTCTGCCACGCCTACAG GAAGGTTAAGATCAGGTCCGGGGAGTGGTTTTTGGAAGAAAGGGACAAGAAATTTCCACCTGACTCGG AAAGGCATGAGACTGTTGGGGAGAAGCTACTAAAGTCTTACCAGAGGTTGAG TCATATAACAGTCGTTCCGCCAACCGCTCCACCCTATTACGATGGTCCATCCTTCAGCAGATCAGGG GGACTGAACAATTCCTTTAAAAAACCATTCACCAAGTCTATGGAGGACCTGATGGTTTCCCTCACAAGCCACATGAGAA GGTTCTCCAGGTCGCAACAGGATGTACGAGTGGAACAGGATCTTCTTACAGTGGACAACAGGCGGGGACAGAGCACTGGCTGGAAAAGCCTCTCTGACACAAACATCAACAAATACAACAAT CTTACCAAAGGCCCCAGTCTTACCAACCTGTTCAAGAAGAGCCGGAATGATGACCAGAGCAGTTCTTCGTCAGGGGCGGATGAGGACCTTTCCCTGGGTTCAGAGTACTCATGGGGAAAGAGG GGCAGTAGTGCTAGTAGCACTGGTACAGACTGTGGTCTCTTGGAGATCAACAGAGTGACAGGGGAGCTAAAGCTCGCCATCGCCTTCAACCACATCACTTCCTGCCTGGAGATCACAATAAACGGCTGCAGAAACCTGGCGTACGGAGATATCAAGAGGAAGAAGTGTCACCC GTACGTCAAAATCTTCCTACTGCCGGAGAAGTCTCAGAGCAGCAAACTGAAGACAACTATCAAGAGGAACACAACGGATCCCATTTATAATGAAATTTTACAG TGCCAGATGGAGAGCCCCTTGTTGTCCAGGAGTACTCTGCAGGTGTCTGTGTGGCACTCTGCGACCCTGAAGAAGAAGGTGTTTCTGGGAGAGGTCCTCGTCCCGCTGGAGGGCTGTATATTTAAGGACAGCACCACCCAGGGCTccaactggtaccccctgtgtccAAAG CCTGAGAGTCCAGAAGGGAATGCAGTAGAGCAGGATACAGCAGGAGAACTGCTGGTCAGAATGAAGTTCACCTCCTTGTCCCAGCCGTCCTGGGTTTGCCACACAGATG CGGTTCATATTGGACCACATGATGTTGGTCAACTGACTGTTCTTGTCACTGGTGCCAAAAATCTGCCCACTAAAGCAAACAACAGTCAGAACACCTATGTGAAAGG GTGCTTGACTCTTCACGGGCCCAGAGAGCTGGTCCAGAGGACCCCTGTCCTGAAGAAGCCCAGTCCGGCGTGGTCTCACCAGCTGCTCTTCAGCAGAGTCACGCCCTATGACCTCCAGATCTGCACTCTGGAGCTTGACCTCTGGGACCACGCCCCCTTTACCTTCTCAGACCGCCTCCTGGGCTGGGTCAGAATGGAAGCCG GGTCATCATGGCAACTGGTGCTGCAAACACCCAACATGTGGCATGACTTCAGTTTACCCATGCAAGCCAACATCAACAGCAGGAGAACATGA